A segment of the Candidatus Binatia bacterium genome:
GGGGGGCATGGACGGCGCTCAGGTCGCCGAGGAGTTACGGCGGCGGTTTGCCAGGCGCGAGATTCCGGTCGTCGCCCTCAGTGCCGGTCGGGAGCCGGCCGACCGTGAGCGGGCTCTCGAGGCCGGCTGCAACCTATACTTGACGAAGCCGTGTGCCCCGGACCGCATCCGAGAGGTCGCGAAGGACATGCTGCGTAAGCGTCCGGGCAA
Coding sequences within it:
- a CDS encoding response regulator, producing the protein MTTLDPTVLVVDDDKEIRQSVMDILRRVGCRVVEAADGPAAIAAAVAVQPDLVFLDMTMPGGMDGAQVAEELRRRFARREIPVVALSAGREPADRERALEAGCNLYLTKPCAPDRIREVAKDMLRKRPGNPDLAS